A part of Prolixibacteraceae bacterium genomic DNA contains:
- a CDS encoding tetratricopeptide repeat protein: MSKHDQTDQVDEKFHEIEESLNSAEVFMEKNSKKLTMGFGALFLLAVVIIGYFKYYKAPREEKARVEVFVAQNNFERDSFDIALNGDGSGNSGFLDIIDNYGGTPTANMANYYAGISYLQLGKYEDAIKYLSDFSTDDRMLKPIAIGAQGDAYAQLDNTTKAVEMYVKAANSVKNDMTTPLYLFKAAKLSEMNGDKANAVKYLEIVKKDYPKSNEARVVNKYIERLK; this comes from the coding sequence ATGAGCAAGCACGATCAAACGGATCAGGTGGATGAGAAATTTCACGAGATTGAAGAGAGCCTAAACTCTGCCGAAGTTTTTATGGAAAAGAATAGCAAGAAATTGACTATGGGCTTTGGAGCCTTATTTCTTCTTGCTGTAGTGATTATCGGATATTTCAAATACTATAAAGCACCTCGTGAAGAGAAAGCACGTGTTGAGGTATTTGTAGCACAAAATAACTTTGAGCGTGATTCATTCGATATTGCATTGAATGGCGATGGCAGTGGTAATAGTGGTTTCCTTGATATCATTGATAACTATGGTGGAACACCAACTGCAAATATGGCAAACTATTATGCTGGTATCTCTTATTTACAATTAGGTAAATATGAAGATGCGATCAAATATTTGTCAGATTTCTCTACGGATGATCGTATGCTTAAGCCTATCGCTATTGGAGCACAGGGAGATGCATATGCTCAATTGGATAATACAACTAAAGCTGTTGAAATGTATGTGAAAGCAGCTAATAGTGTGAAGAACGATATGACCACACCACTTTATCTTTTCAAAGCGGCTAAGCTTAGCGAAATGAATGGAGATAAAGCAAACGCGGTGAAGTATCTTGAGATTGTTAAGAAAGACTATCCTAAGAGTAACGAAGCACGTGTGGTAAATAAATATATCGAGCGTTTGAAATAA